The Lacipirellula parvula genome window below encodes:
- a CDS encoding PEP-CTERM sorting domain-containing protein has product MQKIFSLLTAAIMSTACAAEANAQLVFGFENGLTGDGFTLLQNSGSVTKWVSTSDVIDVGNGFNLLSATQGTHRVAINPWADRDNFGNAQHKAMVLRSPTFQLTGGNLQIDKIGGMRYGENGNAGDVAQGDPLNAGELGSMQRNTAFNFGGAGEVQDGKYMQGFALRDALNGQYMLIKASNVINDGKARPTDAPSRSMWDTITFTSAELAPYANNGRRYQIDFIDSYGEGSWAHIGFDNVRVPGTLSTFAKGDVNGDGATNSADTSILFSHFTSWRSAVPMAKPDGLARDDGDFDGNGDVDGGDVLQHVANIGLTAPAAGKAKLVYNPADGSVSFNASGAAGGKITAFRLLSDAATPFTTGMATLPSVGTPLSTDIASELFWVDTTLAGLTGTVNLGSILSSGLSLAQAEAALASAKYVGAAGTGEQSVTLSLAGAIAGDFNGDGAVNAIDLNDPTFGWKARFGVDLDGNDFLTWQRNFGAGAANAAVSAVPEPSTMLLAGLSLVGASSIRRRAGGAFKR; this is encoded by the coding sequence ATGCAAAAAATCTTCTCACTGCTAACCGCGGCGATCATGTCGACGGCGTGCGCCGCTGAAGCGAACGCCCAACTCGTCTTCGGCTTCGAGAACGGGCTAACCGGCGACGGATTCACGCTGCTTCAAAACTCCGGCAGCGTCACGAAATGGGTATCGACCAGCGACGTCATCGACGTCGGCAACGGCTTCAATCTCCTCTCGGCCACGCAGGGAACGCACCGCGTCGCGATTAATCCGTGGGCCGACCGCGACAACTTCGGCAACGCTCAACACAAGGCAATGGTCTTGCGCTCGCCGACGTTCCAACTCACCGGCGGAAACCTGCAGATCGACAAGATCGGCGGCATGCGGTACGGCGAGAACGGCAACGCCGGCGACGTCGCTCAAGGCGATCCGCTCAATGCTGGCGAGTTGGGCTCGATGCAACGCAACACGGCGTTCAACTTCGGCGGAGCGGGCGAGGTGCAAGACGGCAAGTACATGCAAGGCTTCGCTCTGCGCGACGCCCTCAATGGGCAGTATATGCTGATCAAAGCCAGCAACGTCATCAACGACGGCAAAGCTCGCCCGACCGATGCTCCCTCGCGCAGCATGTGGGACACGATCACCTTCACGTCGGCCGAGTTGGCCCCGTACGCCAACAACGGCCGTCGCTATCAAATCGATTTCATCGACTCGTACGGCGAAGGTTCTTGGGCGCACATTGGTTTTGACAACGTGCGCGTTCCGGGCACGTTGTCAACGTTCGCTAAAGGCGACGTCAACGGCGACGGAGCGACCAATAGCGCCGATACCTCGATTCTGTTTAGCCACTTCACCAGCTGGCGCAGCGCCGTCCCGATGGCTAAGCCAGATGGCTTGGCCCGTGACGACGGCGACTTCGACGGCAACGGCGACGTCGACGGTGGCGATGTGCTTCAGCATGTCGCGAACATTGGTCTGACGGCGCCCGCCGCCGGCAAAGCGAAGTTGGTCTACAATCCGGCCGATGGCTCCGTATCGTTCAATGCGAGCGGCGCAGCAGGAGGCAAGATCACCGCGTTCCGTTTGCTGAGCGATGCGGCAACTCCCTTCACGACGGGAATGGCGACGTTGCCGAGCGTGGGAACGCCGCTCTCGACCGACATTGCATCGGAACTCTTCTGGGTTGATACGACGCTCGCTGGACTTACTGGAACGGTCAATCTTGGCTCGATTCTTTCCAGCGGCCTAAGCCTGGCGCAAGCCGAAGCCGCGCTTGCCTCGGCCAAGTACGTCGGCGCCGCTGGAACGGGCGAGCAGAGCGTGACGCTTTCGCTCGCCGGGGCGATCGCCGGCGATTTCAATGGAGACGGAGCGGTCAACGCAATCGACTTGAATGACCCGACGTTCGGTTGGAAGGCCCGTTTCGGCGTCGACCTCGACGGGAACGATTTTTTGACTTGGCAACGAAACTTCGGCGCGGGCGCCGCGAACGCGGCTGTCTCCGCCGTTCCAGAACCCTCGACCATGCTACTTGCAGGATTGAGTCTCGTGGGGGCGAGCTCCATCCGGCGCCGGGCTGGCGGCGCATTCAAGCGGTAG
- a CDS encoding PEP-CTERM sorting domain-containing protein has product MSSVGTIRTRIIALAALVVALPSLASYAGELAMQSNLVRDDFASGTNWLTPKAWNAIPKFETEAPGDATSEGYDWFYTQVAHTKDWFFVRYHQTSGFAGDLQYTLFDTDSNDETGWLGPSNTLAIGADRVLSGASLKDAAWNHLEWTPWNNVTDVNGAVDIMAAIPRSQMNGATAFNFVNYIRGASGNDWYPNAANNFPGDYFRYETGVFDTTTALGRTWSIIEPTHRDNPNVKSEIVGTPTTMTFNGVYQTSVDFAAVTPLTPVVGTKVSYDLQLTHEPRDNDGGGSFGTWTAEALGAFTSSASDPSDALLVSTRVGARPFDGPATRIIHERPGDLDESEATSSSLANNPLTDGVQIEWYFKSETTIEISVFSKDGSTLLGPKYTDTISNINDIKGFRLNLFDSEQTMTISEFNVAVVVPTLDGDFNGDGYVDAKDLNDPTLGWKARFGVDLDGEDFLVWQRNFGAGTPPAAATVAAVPEPSTALLALMGIVGAVRISRQRRLALGDLA; this is encoded by the coding sequence ATGAGCTCTGTCGGAACGATTCGGACTCGCATCATCGCTCTTGCAGCGTTGGTCGTTGCATTGCCAAGCCTCGCATCATACGCAGGCGAATTGGCGATGCAGAGCAACCTCGTCCGCGATGATTTCGCCAGCGGCACGAACTGGCTCACGCCGAAGGCTTGGAATGCAATTCCCAAGTTTGAGACCGAAGCCCCCGGCGACGCCACCTCCGAAGGGTACGACTGGTTCTACACGCAGGTGGCCCACACGAAGGACTGGTTCTTTGTTCGCTACCATCAGACGTCGGGCTTCGCCGGCGATTTGCAGTACACGCTGTTCGACACCGACTCGAACGACGAAACCGGCTGGCTTGGCCCGAGCAACACGCTCGCCATCGGCGCCGACCGGGTGCTAAGCGGCGCCTCGCTAAAGGACGCCGCGTGGAATCACCTCGAATGGACGCCCTGGAACAACGTCACCGACGTGAACGGCGCCGTCGACATCATGGCCGCCATTCCGCGTTCGCAGATGAACGGCGCCACGGCGTTCAACTTCGTGAACTACATCCGCGGGGCCAGCGGCAACGACTGGTATCCGAACGCCGCGAACAATTTCCCCGGCGACTACTTCCGCTACGAAACGGGAGTTTTCGATACGACGACCGCCCTCGGTCGCACCTGGTCGATCATCGAACCGACCCACCGCGACAACCCGAACGTGAAGTCAGAGATTGTCGGCACGCCGACGACGATGACCTTCAACGGCGTCTATCAAACATCGGTCGATTTTGCCGCCGTCACGCCGTTGACGCCGGTAGTCGGCACGAAGGTTAGCTACGATCTGCAACTTACGCACGAGCCGCGTGACAACGACGGCGGCGGATCGTTCGGCACATGGACCGCCGAAGCGCTCGGGGCCTTCACGAGCAGCGCCTCCGATCCTTCTGACGCACTGTTGGTGAGCACCCGCGTCGGCGCTCGTCCGTTCGACGGTCCGGCGACTCGAATCATCCACGAACGCCCCGGCGACCTCGACGAATCAGAGGCGACGAGTTCCTCGCTCGCCAACAACCCATTGACCGACGGCGTGCAGATCGAATGGTACTTCAAGTCGGAAACGACGATCGAGATCTCGGTCTTCTCAAAAGACGGATCGACGCTGCTCGGCCCTAAGTACACCGACACGATCTCCAACATCAACGACATCAAAGGCTTCCGCTTGAATTTGTTCGACTCCGAGCAAACGATGACGATCAGCGAATTTAACGTCGCGGTCGTCGTTCCGACGCTCGACGGCGATTTCAACGGCGACGGCTACGTTGATGCGAAGGATCTCAACGATCCGACGCTTGGCTGGAAGGCTCGCTTCGGCGTCGATCTGGATGGCGAAGACTTCCTCGTCTGGCAGCGGAACTTCGGCGCCGGGACGCCGCCCGCCGCCGCGACGGTGGCCGCCGTACCCGAACCGTCGACCGCGTTGCTGGCGCTGATGGGCATTGTGGGGGCAGTGCGCATCAGCCGCCAGCGCCGGCTAGCTCTCGGCGATCTGGCTTAG